The following coding sequences are from one Streptomyces sp. NBC_00536 window:
- a CDS encoding helix-turn-helix transcriptional regulator — MPADDEGDGLSPAARRLYAYAVERHSFAVAEATTALGVRAAAAVTELVAAQLLQPAPAGPGGDGAVRWSVVSPRAAVARALAPLALRVRETHDEMDKVRRRLDALVPEYEAGAARRDLGGLAPLELVTDLGAVRGLIAELVASCEREVLTSQPGGGRPADALEEAIGRDESVLARGVRMRTLYQHTARYSRPTAAYVDRVTARGAQVRTLGDGLMRMIVIDGRTALMAVPDTAGAALVVREPAVLHFMTEAFERSWVEAEPFASSVSPDQARLLSDELRRMIVRMLAEGLEDKVIARRLGMSERTCQRHIAEVMRAVGAKSRFHAGYLLATVTVEKE, encoded by the coding sequence ATGCCTGCCGATGACGAAGGGGACGGACTGAGTCCGGCCGCCCGGCGCCTGTACGCGTACGCCGTCGAGCGGCACTCCTTCGCCGTGGCCGAGGCCACCACCGCCCTGGGCGTGCGGGCCGCGGCCGCCGTCACCGAGCTGGTGGCGGCGCAGCTGCTCCAGCCCGCCCCGGCGGGCCCCGGCGGGGACGGCGCCGTGCGGTGGAGCGTGGTGTCCCCGCGGGCCGCGGTCGCGCGGGCGCTGGCCCCGCTGGCGCTGCGGGTGCGCGAGACGCACGACGAGATGGACAAGGTGCGCAGGCGGCTGGACGCGCTGGTGCCGGAGTACGAGGCCGGGGCCGCCCGGCGGGACCTGGGCGGGCTGGCCCCGCTGGAGCTGGTCACGGACCTGGGCGCCGTGCGGGGGCTGATCGCGGAGCTGGTCGCGTCCTGCGAGCGGGAGGTGCTGACCTCGCAGCCGGGCGGCGGGCGTCCGGCGGACGCGCTGGAGGAGGCGATCGGGCGGGACGAGTCGGTGCTGGCGCGCGGGGTGCGGATGCGGACGCTGTACCAGCACACGGCGCGCTACTCCCGGCCGACGGCGGCGTACGTCGACCGGGTGACGGCGCGCGGAGCGCAGGTCCGCACCCTCGGTGACGGGCTGATGCGGATGATCGTGATCGACGGGCGTACGGCGCTGATGGCGGTCCCGGACACGGCCGGGGCGGCGCTGGTGGTGCGCGAGCCGGCGGTCCTGCACTTCATGACGGAGGCGTTCGAGCGGTCCTGGGTGGAGGCGGAGCCCTTCGCGTCGAGCGTCAGCCCGGACCAGGCGCGGCTGCTGTCGGACGAGCTGCGCCGGATGATCGTGCGGATGCTGGCGGAAGGGCTGGAGGACAAGGTGATCGCGCGGCGCCTGGGCATGTCGGAGCGGACGTGCCAGCGGCACATCGCGGAGGTCATGCGGGCGGTGGGGGCGAAGTCCCGCTTCCACGCCGGGTACCTGCTGGCGACGGTCACCGTGGAAAAGGAGTAG
- a CDS encoding ATP-grasp domain-containing protein — protein MTSDSSSPRPSGRPVAILLSPRPAVVAAARRAGARPVVVAPAAYVPSVREGAERPVRTDWRDHQSLTGALARLPAVREGRAAVFGFAAPSALAAARANEALGLPGTSSAAVTALMDKAALRARTNDVLLPGHPVSFARCGRAALLPFIAGLIGYPCVVKPRAGADGEGVRKLTGPADARAAAHLYPEITDLLVEEFLEGPELTVEALSRAGRHRILGWTRRLPGPRLTTAGHQLPVPLEPRPAASVRALVRHVLDLARHHDGPSHTEVILTARGPRLVETHARPGVLEPDLLRLATGIDVLALTVAAGLDLPPPPLHPRAAHAGLRYVDFPPSPSRPTALAAARAVPGVIRVHLSHPHPYILATAPTAQALTTALTHAARALSSPARQK, from the coding sequence GTGACCAGCGACAGCTCCAGCCCCAGACCCAGCGGCAGACCTGTCGCGATCCTGCTGAGCCCGCGCCCGGCCGTGGTCGCCGCCGCCCGCCGTGCGGGCGCGCGTCCCGTGGTGGTCGCGCCGGCCGCGTACGTACCGTCCGTCCGAGAGGGGGCGGAACGGCCGGTACGGACGGACTGGCGCGACCACCAGTCGCTGACCGGCGCACTCGCCCGGCTGCCCGCGGTCCGCGAGGGCCGGGCCGCCGTCTTCGGCTTCGCCGCGCCCAGCGCACTGGCGGCCGCCCGCGCCAACGAGGCCCTGGGCCTGCCCGGCACCTCCAGCGCCGCCGTCACCGCACTCATGGACAAGGCCGCCCTGCGCGCCCGTACCAACGACGTCCTGCTCCCCGGCCATCCCGTCTCCTTCGCCCGCTGCGGACGCGCCGCCTTGCTCCCCTTCATCGCCGGACTCATCGGCTACCCCTGCGTGGTCAAACCGCGCGCGGGCGCCGACGGCGAGGGCGTACGCAAACTCACCGGCCCGGCGGACGCACGGGCCGCCGCCCACCTCTACCCCGAGATCACCGACCTGCTCGTCGAGGAGTTCCTCGAAGGCCCCGAACTCACCGTCGAAGCCCTCTCCCGCGCGGGCCGCCACCGCATCCTCGGCTGGACCCGCCGCCTGCCCGGCCCCCGGCTCACCACCGCGGGCCACCAGCTCCCGGTGCCACTGGAGCCCCGGCCCGCCGCGTCCGTACGGGCCCTCGTACGCCACGTGCTCGACCTGGCCCGGCACCACGACGGCCCCTCCCACACCGAAGTCATCCTCACCGCCCGGGGCCCCCGCCTGGTCGAGACCCACGCCCGCCCCGGGGTCCTGGAACCGGACCTGCTCCGCCTCGCCACCGGCATCGACGTCCTCGCCCTCACGGTCGCCGCGGGCCTGGACCTCCCGCCCCCGCCGCTCCACCCCCGCGCGGCCCACGCGGGCCTCCGCTACGTCGACTTCCCCCCGTCCCCGTCCCGCCCCACCGCCCTCGCCGCCGCCCGAGCCGTCCCCGGCGTCATCCGCGTCCACCTCTCCCACCCCCACCCCTACATCCTCGCCACAGCCCCCACGGCCCAAGCCCTGACCACGGCCCTGACCCACGCGGCCCGGGCGTTATCCAGCCCAGCGCGGCAAAAATAG
- a CDS encoding alpha/beta hydrolase encodes MAQHAPPARGARLGRAAGANGPGSTVNGVVLLLPGASRFSAGPLRPLARALARAGGAEGLVTHTVQHGREGREEAARWAVDEALRRYGDVPACLVGYDAGGRAALAAAGHEAVNCVVALAPCLPEVVSGGAPEPVKQLSGRQVLIVHGTNDARSDPELSFRLATRAKKANRSTCRFEVHSDGHGLREHQGEVVALALDFVLGTVGSGRYSRPVTDALAAPPPLGLRMPLGSGFGRSLRG; translated from the coding sequence ATGGCACAGCATGCGCCGCCGGCGCGCGGGGCCCGCCTGGGGCGGGCGGCCGGCGCGAACGGGCCGGGCTCGACAGTCAATGGTGTGGTGCTCCTGCTCCCCGGGGCATCCAGATTCTCCGCCGGCCCCCTGCGGCCGCTCGCACGGGCGCTGGCCCGGGCGGGCGGAGCCGAGGGGCTGGTCACGCACACCGTCCAGCACGGGCGGGAAGGCCGGGAGGAAGCCGCGCGGTGGGCCGTGGACGAGGCGTTACGACGCTACGGCGACGTCCCCGCGTGCCTCGTCGGCTACGACGCGGGCGGCCGGGCGGCGCTGGCGGCGGCCGGGCACGAGGCCGTCAACTGCGTGGTGGCGCTCGCCCCTTGCCTGCCGGAGGTGGTCTCTGGCGGGGCGCCCGAACCGGTGAAACAGCTGTCGGGGCGGCAGGTGTTGATCGTGCACGGCACGAACGACGCGCGCAGCGACCCGGAGTTGTCGTTCCGGCTGGCGACGCGGGCGAAGAAGGCGAACCGGTCCACCTGCCGGTTCGAGGTTCATTCGGACGGGCACGGGCTGCGGGAGCACCAGGGGGAAGTGGTCGCGCTGGCGCTGGACTTCGTCCTCGGGACGGTGGGGTCGGGGCGGTATTCGCGGCCGGTGACCGATGCGCTTGCGGCTCCGCCGCCTTTGGGGTTGCGCATGCCGTTGGGTTCCGGCTTCGGGCGGTCGTTGCGGGGGTGA
- a CDS encoding adenosine deaminase, with product MTSETPNLPTPDQIRRSPKVLLHDHLDGGLRPGTIIELAHKVGYENLPETDADKLGVWFREAADSGSLPRYLETFAHTCAVMQTKEALFRVASECAQDLAEDGVVYAEIRYAPEQHLEAGLTLEEVVEAVNEGFREGERRARTNGNRIRIGALLTAMRHAARALEIAELANRYRDNGVVGFDIAGAEAGFPPTRHLDAFEYLKRENNHFTIHAGEAFGLPSIWQALQWCGADRLGHGVKIIDDIEVAADGSVTLGRLASYVRDKRIPLEMCPTSNLQTGAALSYAEHPIGLLRKLHFRLTVNTDNRLMSGTSMSREFEHLVDTFGYSLDDMQWFTVNAMKSAFIPFDERLAMINDVIKPGYAELKSEWLFRQTASTSGSVSA from the coding sequence ATGACGAGCGAGACCCCCAACCTGCCCACCCCGGATCAGATCCGCCGCTCCCCGAAGGTGCTCCTCCACGACCACCTCGACGGTGGACTGCGCCCCGGGACCATCATCGAGCTGGCGCACAAGGTCGGCTACGAGAACCTTCCCGAGACCGACGCCGACAAGCTGGGCGTCTGGTTCCGCGAAGCCGCCGACTCCGGCTCCCTGCCGCGCTACCTGGAGACGTTCGCGCACACCTGCGCCGTCATGCAGACGAAGGAGGCCCTCTTCCGGGTCGCCTCCGAGTGCGCCCAGGACCTGGCCGAGGACGGCGTCGTGTACGCCGAGATCCGTTACGCCCCCGAGCAGCACCTCGAAGCCGGTCTGACCCTCGAAGAGGTCGTCGAGGCGGTCAACGAGGGCTTCCGCGAGGGCGAGCGCCGCGCGCGGACCAACGGCAACCGGATCCGCATCGGCGCGCTGCTCACCGCGATGCGCCACGCGGCCCGCGCGCTGGAGATCGCCGAGCTGGCGAACCGCTACCGCGACAACGGCGTGGTCGGCTTCGACATCGCGGGCGCCGAGGCCGGGTTCCCTCCCACCCGCCACCTCGACGCCTTCGAGTACCTCAAGCGCGAGAACAACCACTTCACGATCCACGCGGGCGAGGCCTTCGGCCTGCCGTCGATCTGGCAGGCCCTGCAGTGGTGCGGCGCCGACCGGCTCGGTCACGGCGTGAAGATCATCGATGACATCGAGGTCGCCGCCGACGGCTCGGTGACGCTGGGCCGCCTGGCCTCGTACGTCCGGGACAAGCGCATCCCCCTGGAGATGTGCCCGACCTCGAACCTGCAGACGGGCGCGGCGCTCTCCTACGCCGAGCACCCGATCGGGCTGCTGCGCAAGCTGCACTTCCGTCTCACGGTCAACACCGACAACCGGCTGATGAGCGGTACGAGCATGAGCCGGGAGTTCGAGCACCTGGTCGACACCTTCGGGTACTCGCTCGACGACATGCAGTGGTTCACGGTCAATGCGATGAAGTCCGCGTTCATTCCTTTCGATGAACGACTGGCCATGATCAACGACGTGATCAAGCCGGGTTATGCGGAGCTGAAGTCTGAGTGGCTGTTCCGGCAGACCGCTTCGACCAGCGGTTCTGTCTCGGCTTAG
- a CDS encoding PspC domain-containing protein gives MSALARPRDGRWIGGVCAGLARRFGISANTMRLIFVVSCLLPGPQFLVYLALWVVLPNEKTGAGSSSW, from the coding sequence ATGAGCGCCCTTGCCCGCCCCCGTGACGGACGATGGATCGGCGGAGTCTGTGCCGGTCTGGCGCGACGCTTCGGGATTTCCGCGAACACGATGCGTCTCATATTCGTCGTCTCCTGCCTGCTGCCCGGCCCGCAGTTCCTGGTCTACCTGGCCCTGTGGGTGGTCCTGCCGAACGAGAAGACCGGTGCCGGTTCCAGTTCCTGGTAA
- a CDS encoding VanZ family protein produces the protein MQRHEAGGSAAIQLRLRLVGGGLLAVHLLLVAWVTLRPLDVPWAASANLTPFAGIRSDLAYGPLEAARRIGSSLVLLAPLGVLFPLVSGRLAPSPLAAWASLTRTVAAGVLISVSIGMLQTAVPGRVVDVDEVLLNVAGVVLAHLAVVPALRARLRRSGKRVAVRTASPDPSPSPAPAPVRSQGPTPRVARVGIGPWTEVLSAIHREY, from the coding sequence GTGCAGCGTCATGAAGCCGGCGGCAGCGCCGCCATTCAACTCCGGCTCCGGCTCGTGGGCGGCGGTCTGCTGGCCGTCCACCTCCTGCTCGTCGCCTGGGTGACCCTGCGACCCCTGGACGTGCCATGGGCCGCCTCCGCCAATCTGACCCCCTTCGCCGGGATCAGATCCGACCTGGCGTACGGGCCGCTGGAGGCGGCGCGGCGGATCGGCTCTTCGCTGGTTCTCCTCGCCCCGCTCGGGGTGCTCTTTCCCCTGGTCAGCGGTCGGCTCGCGCCGTCGCCGCTGGCGGCGTGGGCCTCGCTGACCCGGACCGTCGCGGCGGGTGTGCTGATCTCGGTGAGCATCGGGATGCTCCAGACGGCGGTGCCGGGGCGGGTGGTCGACGTCGACGAGGTGCTGCTGAACGTGGCGGGTGTGGTGCTGGCCCACCTGGCCGTCGTACCGGCCCTGCGCGCCCGGCTGCGGCGCTCCGGGAAGCGGGTCGCGGTGCGGACCGCTTCCCCTGATCCTTCCCCCTCCCCCGCTCCCGCTCCGGTGCGGTCTCAGGGGCCGACCCCGAGAGTTGCCAGGGTCGGTATCGGCCCCTGGACCGAGGTGCTGTCGGCGATTCACCGGGAGTATTGA
- a CDS encoding PH domain-containing protein, producing MTSPVPPAADEPVYDDRVYRSPMAMVTGVLMLALVAWLCGDALVRGSGSAPWIAGSVLLCAVPLIVAFTLRPAVFANDNRMRVRNPFRTVELPWAAVDAVRAGYSAEVLAEGAKYQLWSIPVSLRERKKANRRAGRAAAAETPKNAADAAQAGADKAVHELMELAERGASRAGAQGSVRVRWSYEIIAPAAIGAVALIVLLATR from the coding sequence ATGACGAGCCCCGTGCCCCCCGCTGCCGACGAGCCGGTCTACGACGACCGGGTCTACCGCTCCCCCATGGCCATGGTGACCGGGGTGCTGATGCTGGCGCTGGTCGCCTGGCTGTGCGGGGACGCGCTGGTGCGGGGGTCCGGGTCGGCCCCGTGGATCGCCGGGTCGGTGCTGCTGTGCGCGGTGCCGCTGATCGTCGCGTTCACGCTGCGGCCCGCGGTGTTCGCGAACGACAACCGGATGCGCGTGCGGAACCCCTTCCGCACCGTCGAGCTGCCCTGGGCCGCGGTGGACGCGGTGCGCGCCGGGTACTCGGCCGAGGTGCTGGCCGAGGGGGCGAAGTACCAGCTGTGGTCCATTCCGGTCTCGCTGCGCGAGCGGAAGAAGGCGAACCGCCGGGCCGGGCGTGCCGCGGCCGCGGAGACCCCCAAGAACGCGGCGGATGCCGCTCAGGCCGGGGCGGACAAGGCCGTGCACGAGCTGATGGAGCTGGCCGAGCGCGGGGCCTCGCGGGCTGGGGCGCAGGGCAGTGTGCGGGTGCGATGGTCGTACGAGATCATCGCGCCGGCGGCCATCGGAGCGGTCGCTCTCATCGTGCTCCTCGCCACACGCTGA
- a CDS encoding GNAT family N-acetyltransferase, with protein sequence MSFTFAGPVLEGSLMRLEPLGHQHAADLAVAAEEDRGSYGLTWVPGAAEVAGYVETQLGRAAAGQVVPYAQVDRVSGRAVGATAFLDPRLWPGEERLCAVEVGFTWLAASAQGSGVNTEAKYLLFRHAFEAWGVARLDLKTDARNGRSRAAIEGAGARFEGVLRNWAKSWAPGEDGRLRDSAIFSVTAAEWPDCRAHLEERIARVLDRRALPVGGPSRP encoded by the coding sequence ATGAGTTTCACGTTTGCGGGACCGGTTCTGGAAGGCTCGCTCATGCGGCTGGAGCCGCTCGGGCACCAGCACGCGGCGGACCTGGCGGTGGCGGCGGAGGAGGACCGGGGGTCCTACGGGCTGACGTGGGTGCCCGGCGCGGCCGAGGTCGCGGGGTACGTCGAGACCCAGCTCGGCCGTGCGGCCGCCGGGCAGGTGGTTCCGTACGCGCAGGTCGACCGGGTGTCCGGGCGTGCGGTCGGGGCCACGGCCTTCCTCGATCCGCGGCTGTGGCCCGGGGAGGAGCGGCTGTGCGCGGTCGAGGTCGGGTTCACCTGGCTCGCGGCGTCGGCTCAGGGGTCGGGGGTGAACACGGAGGCGAAGTACCTGCTGTTCCGGCATGCGTTCGAGGCGTGGGGCGTGGCGCGGCTCGACCTGAAGACGGACGCGCGCAACGGCCGTTCGCGGGCCGCGATAGAGGGCGCGGGCGCGCGTTTCGAGGGCGTGCTGCGGAACTGGGCGAAGTCGTGGGCTCCGGGTGAGGACGGCAGGCTCCGGGATTCCGCGATCTTTTCCGTCACCGCGGCGGAGTGGCCGGACTGCCGGGCCCACCTTGAGGAGCGGATCGCCCGGGTGCTCGATCGGCGCGCCCTGCCGGTCGGCGGGCCGTCCCGCCCGTAG
- the deoC gene encoding deoxyribose-phosphate aldolase, translating to MPTTLPAFADVTTSDSALRRFLHGLPGVDAVGLEARAAALGTRSIKTTAKAFAIDLAISMIDLTTLEGADTPGKVRALCAKGANPDPTDRTTPRTAAICVYPDMAGIAHESLAGTGVKVASVATAFPAGRAALPVKLADTRDAVAAGADEIDMVIDRGAFLAGRYLDTFELIKAVKEACVRPDGTAARLKVIFETGELSTYDNIRRASWIGMMAGADFIKTSTGKVGVNATPANTLLMLEAVRDFRAQTGVQIGVKPAGGIRTTKDALKFLVLVNETVGEDWLTNEWFRFGASSLLNDLLMQRQKLSTGRYSGPDYVTVD from the coding sequence ATGCCCACCACACTCCCCGCATTCGCTGACGTGACGACGTCCGACAGCGCGCTGCGCCGCTTCCTGCACGGGCTGCCCGGCGTCGACGCCGTCGGCCTGGAAGCGCGCGCCGCAGCTCTCGGCACCCGTTCGATCAAGACGACGGCCAAGGCGTTCGCCATCGACCTGGCCATCTCGATGATCGACCTGACCACGCTTGAGGGCGCGGACACCCCGGGCAAGGTCCGGGCGCTCTGCGCCAAGGGCGCGAACCCCGACCCGACCGACCGGACCACCCCGCGCACGGCCGCCATCTGCGTCTATCCCGACATGGCCGGCATCGCGCACGAGTCGCTCGCCGGGACCGGCGTCAAGGTGGCCTCCGTGGCGACGGCGTTCCCCGCCGGCCGCGCGGCCCTGCCGGTCAAGCTCGCGGACACCCGTGACGCCGTCGCGGCGGGCGCGGACGAGATCGACATGGTCATCGACCGTGGCGCCTTCCTCGCGGGCCGGTACCTGGACACCTTCGAGCTGATCAAGGCCGTGAAGGAGGCGTGCGTCCGCCCCGACGGGACGGCCGCCCGCCTCAAGGTCATCTTCGAGACCGGTGAGCTGTCGACGTACGACAACATCCGCCGCGCCTCCTGGATCGGCATGATGGCCGGAGCCGACTTCATCAAGACCTCCACCGGCAAGGTCGGCGTGAACGCCACGCCCGCCAACACGCTGCTGATGCTGGAGGCCGTACGCGACTTCCGTGCGCAGACCGGCGTACAGATCGGCGTGAAGCCCGCGGGCGGCATCCGTACGACCAAGGACGCGCTCAAGTTCCTGGTCCTGGTCAACGAGACCGTGGGCGAGGACTGGCTGACCAACGAGTGGTTCCGCTTCGGCGCCTCCAGCCTGCTGAACGACCTGCTCATGCAGCGCCAGAAGCTGAGCACCGGGCGTTACTCCGGTCCCGACTACGTGACGGTGGACTGA
- a CDS encoding aldehyde dehydrogenase family protein: MASLFEYAPAPESRSVVDIAPSYGLFIDGEFTDAADGKVFKTISPSSEEVLAEVAQAGAADVDRAVKAARKAFEKWSALPGSERAKYLFRIARIIQERSRELAVLETLDNGKPIKETRDADLPLVAAHFFYYAGWADKLDHAGYGANPRPLGVAGQVIPWNFPLLMLAWKIAPALATGNTVVLKPAETTPLSALFFADTCRQAGLPKGVVNILTGYGDAGAALVEHPDVNKVAFTGSTAVGKAIARQIAGTDKKVTLELGGKGANIVFDDAPIDQAVEGIVTGIFFNQGQVCCAGSRLLVQESIQDELLDALKRRLSTLRLGDPLDKNTDIGAINSAAQLARITALAETGEAEGAERWSPACELPSAGYWFAPTLFTNVTQAHTIARDEIFGPVLSVLSFRTPDEAVAKANNSQYGLSAGIWTEKGSRILAVANKLRAGVVWANTFNKFDPTSPFGGYKESGFGREGGRHGLEGYLDV, translated from the coding sequence ATGGCTTCCCTTTTCGAGTACGCACCGGCTCCCGAGTCCCGCTCGGTCGTCGACATCGCCCCCTCCTACGGGCTGTTCATCGACGGCGAGTTCACCGACGCCGCCGACGGCAAGGTCTTCAAGACCATCTCGCCGTCCTCCGAGGAGGTCCTGGCGGAGGTCGCCCAGGCGGGCGCCGCCGATGTCGACCGCGCCGTGAAGGCCGCCCGCAAGGCCTTCGAGAAGTGGTCCGCGCTGCCCGGTTCCGAGCGCGCCAAGTACCTCTTCCGGATCGCCCGGATCATCCAGGAGCGCAGCCGCGAGCTGGCCGTCCTGGAGACCCTGGACAACGGCAAGCCGATCAAGGAGACCCGCGACGCGGACCTCCCGCTGGTCGCCGCACACTTCTTCTACTACGCGGGCTGGGCCGACAAGCTCGACCACGCTGGCTACGGCGCGAACCCGCGCCCGCTGGGTGTGGCCGGCCAGGTCATCCCCTGGAACTTCCCGCTGCTGATGCTCGCGTGGAAGATCGCCCCGGCGCTGGCGACCGGCAACACGGTCGTGCTGAAGCCGGCGGAGACCACCCCGCTCTCGGCCCTGTTCTTCGCGGACACCTGCCGTCAGGCGGGCCTGCCCAAGGGCGTCGTCAACATCCTCACCGGTTACGGCGACGCGGGCGCGGCCCTCGTCGAGCACCCGGACGTCAACAAGGTCGCCTTCACCGGCTCCACCGCCGTCGGGAAGGCCATCGCGCGCCAGATCGCCGGTACGGACAAGAAGGTGACCCTGGAGCTGGGCGGCAAGGGCGCCAACATCGTCTTCGACGACGCCCCCATCGACCAGGCCGTCGAGGGCATCGTCACCGGCATCTTCTTCAACCAGGGCCAGGTCTGCTGCGCGGGCTCGCGCCTGCTGGTCCAGGAGTCGATCCAGGACGAGCTGCTCGACGCGCTCAAGCGCCGCCTGTCCACGCTGCGCCTCGGCGACCCGCTGGACAAGAACACCGACATCGGCGCGATCAACTCCGCGGCGCAGCTGGCCCGGATCACCGCGCTCGCCGAGACCGGCGAGGCCGAGGGCGCCGAGCGCTGGTCCCCGGCGTGCGAGCTGCCGTCCGCCGGTTACTGGTTCGCCCCGACGCTGTTCACCAACGTCACCCAGGCGCACACCATCGCCCGCGACGAGATCTTCGGCCCGGTGCTGTCGGTGCTGTCGTTCCGTACCCCGGACGAGGCGGTCGCCAAGGCGAACAACAGCCAGTACGGGCTCTCCGCCGGCATCTGGACGGAGAAGGGCTCCCGCATCCTCGCGGTCGCGAACAAGCTCCGCGCGGGTGTCGTCTGGGCCAACACGTTCAACAAGTTCGACCCGACCTCGCCCTTCGGTGGCTACAAGGAGTCGGGCTTCGGCCGCGAAGGTGGCCGCCACGGCCTGGAGGGTTACCTCGATGTCTGA
- a CDS encoding aldehyde dehydrogenase family protein → MSESSAATRLSVFKTYKLYVGGKFPRSESGRVYEVSDSKGKWLANAPLSSRKDARDAVVAARKAFGGWSGATAYNRGQILYRVAEMLEGRKDQFVREVGEAEGLSKSKAAAVVDAAIDRWVWYAGWTDKIAQLVGGANPVAGPFFNLSTPEPTGVVTVVAPQDSSFLGLVSVIAPVIATGNTAVVIASEKSPLPALSLGEVLATSDLPGGVVNILSGKAAEMGPHLASHQDVNAIDLAGADEALAKELEIAAADNLKRVLRRSSADDWSADPGTKRMTAFLETKTVWHPTGSLGASGSAY, encoded by the coding sequence ATGTCTGAGTCTTCTGCCGCGACGCGGCTGAGCGTCTTCAAGACCTACAAGCTGTACGTCGGGGGGAAGTTCCCCCGCTCCGAGAGCGGCCGGGTGTACGAGGTGAGCGATTCGAAGGGCAAGTGGCTGGCCAACGCCCCGCTGTCCTCCCGCAAGGACGCCCGTGACGCGGTCGTCGCCGCCCGCAAGGCCTTCGGCGGCTGGTCGGGCGCCACCGCCTACAACCGCGGCCAGATCCTCTACCGCGTCGCCGAGATGCTGGAGGGCCGCAAGGACCAGTTCGTCCGCGAGGTCGGCGAGGCCGAGGGGCTGTCCAAGTCGAAGGCGGCCGCCGTCGTGGACGCGGCCATCGACCGCTGGGTCTGGTACGCGGGCTGGACCGACAAGATCGCGCAGCTCGTGGGCGGGGCGAACCCGGTCGCGGGGCCGTTCTTCAACCTCTCCACCCCTGAGCCGACCGGTGTGGTCACGGTCGTGGCCCCGCAGGACTCGTCCTTCCTGGGCCTGGTCTCGGTGATCGCCCCGGTGATCGCGACCGGCAACACCGCGGTCGTCATCGCCTCGGAGAAGTCCCCGCTCCCCGCCCTCTCCCTGGGCGAGGTGCTCGCCACCTCCGACCTGCCCGGCGGTGTGGTCAACATCCTGTCCGGCAAGGCCGCCGAGATGGGCCCGCACCTGGCCTCGCACCAGGACGTCAACGCGATCGACCTGGCGGGTGCCGACGAGGCGCTGGCCAAGGAGCTGGAGATCGCGGCGGCGGACAACCTCAAGCGCGTGCTGCGCCGGTCGTCCGCGGACGACTGGAGCGCCGACCCGGGGACGAAGCGGATGACCGCGTTCCTGGAGACGAAGACGGTCTGGCACCCCACGGGCTCGCTGGGCGCCTCCGGCTCCGCTTACTAG
- a CDS encoding uridine kinase family protein, with protein sequence MLDTNRPPGGLPTRVNGSDWCPVSCSSPSPTRVVLLTGPSGSGKSSLAARSGLPVLRLDDFYKEGDDPSLPLVEGSSDIDWDSPLSWDTDAAVAAVAELCAGGRTEVPVYDIATSSRTGSETLDIARTPLFIAEGIFAADIVARCQELGLLADAICLRGRPATTFRRRLARDLREGRKSVPFLLRRGWRLMRAERGIVARHTALGAHACARDEALGRLAAAAAGRHRTTRSGAAA encoded by the coding sequence ATCCTGGATACCAACCGGCCACCTGGGGGACTCCCTACGCGGGTTAATGGTTCAGACTGGTGTCCCGTGAGCTGTTCCTCTCCCTCCCCGACCCGAGTCGTCCTGCTGACCGGTCCGTCGGGCTCCGGAAAATCCTCGCTGGCCGCGCGCTCCGGGCTGCCCGTGCTGCGCCTCGACGACTTCTACAAAGAGGGCGACGACCCCAGCCTGCCGCTGGTGGAAGGCAGCTCCGACATCGACTGGGACTCGCCGCTGTCCTGGGACACCGACGCGGCGGTCGCGGCCGTCGCCGAGCTGTGCGCGGGCGGCCGGACCGAGGTGCCGGTGTACGACATCGCCACCAGCTCGCGGACCGGCTCCGAGACCCTCGACATAGCGCGCACCCCGCTGTTCATCGCGGAGGGCATCTTCGCCGCGGACATCGTGGCCCGGTGCCAGGAGCTGGGCCTGCTGGCCGACGCGATCTGTCTGCGCGGGCGGCCCGCGACCACCTTCCGGCGGCGCCTCGCGCGCGATCTGCGGGAGGGCCGCAAGTCGGTGCCGTTCCTGCTGCGCAGGGGCTGGCGGCTGATGCGGGCCGAGCGCGGGATCGTGGCGCGGCACACCGCGCTGGGCGCGCACGCCTGCGCCCGGGACGAGGCCCTCGGCCGGCTGGCCGCCGCCGCGGCAGGGCGTCACCGTACGACGCGCAGCGGCGCGGCGGCGTAG